The Quercus lobata isolate SW786 chromosome 4, ValleyOak3.0 Primary Assembly, whole genome shotgun sequence genome segment AGTTAGTAATCACTCATATTTCGTTACTGCCCCCATGTTTTAAATACTTAACAAAGTGACCAATGTAGTTTACTTGATGCAGATTCTCGTCTCCAAATATTGCAGCAGCCTCTCTTGCACGAGTTCTTAATTTATCTCCTTCTTCTAACACCATGGCCATCTCCACAGCCTTGGCTATGCCATCCCTGCTAAACGATCCGTCCTCTCCTCTCTCTACTTCTACAGCTACACCCTTATCCACCAAAAGCCTTGCATTCAAAGGCTGATCAAAGATAAATGGCAACACGACGAGACAATGCCCAAATTGTAACATCTCAATTGCAGACCCCCACCCTGAGTGGAACAACGATCCCCCAACTGATGGGTGCGCTAGAATTTCCTTCTGAGGTGCCCAGCCCATACACACCATGCCTTTGCCAGACGTGGTGTCAATAAAACCCGATGGCAAAGAGTCTTCATCATCAATAGCCCAGAAAGGTTTCCTCAATGCCCACAAAAATGGCACTTGAGAAAGCTGTAGTCCATAAGCAATCTCATAAAGCTGTTCTTTGCTCAGCTGACACTCACTGCCAAACCCTACAAACAAAACTGACTTGGGTTCTTGTTTATCAAGCCATTCGAAGATCGTTTTCCATGAGCTATCATTCCCTTCGGTCTCTTCATGTCTTTTTGGAGGAAGTAAACCTATGGGAATCACCGGCTTTCCCATCAATTTCTCTTGTAAACTCAAGAACTCACCTTCAAACTCCCTGCAACTACGAATAGCCAATGCTTTACATGCACGGAAAACCTTCGCAAACCTCGCAGCATCACTTATCCCCGAAGCATCCTCTGTACATGCACCCGCATGTGCCCAAACTGCTTCATACCCACGGAATGCAACAGAGGATGGAAAACTAAGCCACTCTGGCGGTGATGTCAAACTCTCTAGTGATGGCCGCCAAGCCTTTTCGTCACCAACGAAAGAATAATTTGGTGGCTTCCTAAAGAAAACAACTGTAGCAGCAGAGAAGACAGCGAAGTAAATAAACCCGACATTATAATTTTGGGCAATTTCAACAGCCCAATGTGCGGAAAAATCAGCTATAATCCAGTCCGGTAATTGCTCAGCCACGAACTGTTTGATAGGATATTGGAGACGATCATATGCAAGCTTTAAGTTCTCAAGTTTGTCAGCTGGAACGTCTACACTGGCCTCAGCGCCTTCAGGCAAGATATCATTATTGTCTAGTGTGGGTAATGGGAACTCCACAAACTTGATGAAAGTTGCTAAACTTGGAGGAAGTTTGGGGAGTCTTTGGATGTTTCTTGGGGTTGATACAAAGGAAACGTGAATTCCAGATTTAGCTAAGGCAATGGAGAGCTGAAAAAACGGTATAAGATGGCCAAAGGCTGACCAAGGCAGCATAACTACATGGAGATGATCTCTggccatttttttctttttctttttctttttttcagttAGGGCCTATCGTGTGGAGGAATTCGCACACAAACATATATTGAGGCCACAGGAAAAGGTTACATACAATGGAGTCCAGTTAACTGTAAGAACAGTCGCCTTTTGTTTGCTACCTTGCATCATTCATTAAGACAAAGCATCTTATGATTGTTTGTTGGTAAATAGAAGGCATCTCTTGCCAAATGTTGATATCCACATCTTTTGGAAACATATGGTTCGTTTGATTTATGTgtttaaatatatacttttaatttttaaaatattattcatatttttacatactttcgactcatacatatttttaaaaaatataaataacattattagaacaaaattatccaaaagacctaactttttcattttttaaaggGATCATACGTGTGCAATGAATGAGATCTTACAGTAAAATTCATCAGATGTACTTATTAATTCTTTCATCTGTCCTTGACCCTACCCACACGACTGGAGGGGATGAAGTGTAGTAAAAACTTGGGATAGTCAATACCACTGAAGTGCTTCATAGAGTGAATAAATAGGTCGGTGGTGAGCAAAATTGTACATTAGATATGGGCATTATTGGTCTTGTTTGGCGGGCCCCATTAATTTCCCACTCTAGCACTGTCTGTCCTTGTCCCGAACTAATTTCAGTGGCAGAAATTATTAGGTCAGGTGACGGGGCCCTCCAAAGTGCCACCAACCGATAGAAAAATGCCACATGTTTAAAAAACATTGGCGCAGCTCTTACAATCACACCAACATTGACGCAGCTCTTACAATCACACGGTTTAGTTCATTGTTGATGTGattaccactatataaatataaatgtttgTAAGGTGTGATAAGGGCAAGCATTAGAGTTCAATTCTTTTAGagaaaaatttacaaatatataaatttaaattagattaaaataaaatttttatattgtatatataaaaaaaataaaaaaattcctttaGTCCCAATTGGATCATATCAATCCTTTATGCAATCAACACTCGGGAATTCTAGCATTTTGGCtttattctataaaatattaagcaatatatccttattttaaaactatttaggTTCATacccttgttttgaaacttgattttaataaaatcgagttacaatctaaaactcGATTggttcaaaatcgagttatgccaaatgaaacttaaataaataaataattgtggaactcgagttccatactTATAGCTGTGTTCTGGAagtcctatagtggcattttaaaatGGAACTcaagctccatgaactcgagttacatgcaaggtttttttttagtttgatcgCCCCATATCTATAGCATTATTAAAATGGAACTcaagctccatgaactcgagttacatgcaaggtttttttttagtttgatcgCCCCATACCTATAGCTACATTCAGGGAGTCTTACatgcaaggttttttttttttatttatttttattttttttttatcgccCCATACCTATAGCTACATTCAGAGAGTcttatagtgacattttatATGGAACttgagctccatgaactcgagttccatgcaagttttttttgttttttttagtagtttGATCACCCTATACCTATAACTGCGTTCAGGGAGTcttatagtgacattttaaatggaactcgagctACATGAACTCCAAttctatgcaatttttttatttatttattaagtttgaTCGTCCTATACTCgattttcattgaaactcgattttgagaaaatcgagtttcaaaataaggaCATGGacttaaataatttcaaaacagggacatattgctaaatttttgtTGAGGGCAGATTTTTCACACCACATGGCTTCATTTCATTGGCGACCTGCACCACGTTAACACTATCATGGATTTTGGGAGAATCTCTTCTAAAGCCCAAAAGAActcatatttacacaaaaaggcgtcaaagcccatggttcaagctcatagcacattatctcattttttggctcatgatccaagctcatgaaTCTCATTGGGGGAattttgggagtcgtggtttggagggctaagaagtatgttcagtaaaACTCCAGTGGTTCAAAATTGACAAAGGAAAGCATGTTACTTGGCATGTCTTCCCCAATTCCCTGAACTTTAATGGGTCAATGTGCAATAGGTAAAATTTGGTAAGCctctcatatcacataacacttaaaatgataaaaatccctatgctctttacataaaaattaatgttcatcatataatataagtttaaaaatgtaattatagtatttcatgtagtttatattattataatctaaatcaattccaagcacatggctaaattatattaatatctcatatctagcattaaaaTGCTCTCCTTACTttccaagatttggttaaaatacaaaaagaccataattacatctctaaaacttcatcaaatatcagCCAACTAGTCTATtatttaccaaaattatatatggactaagcatataattttccaaaagaagAAACTTAGCTAAAAATACCAATAGTAGCTCCAGCAGAAGCTACAAACAGCTTCTGTAGAAGCTGCAACAGCTCCAGCACATTCTGCAGTGGCTCCAACTGTGGTACCAGAAATAGAAGGATCTCATAAAGATTATCTtatcatttttagccaaaccatgaatttaatgccaaatattttcccTCCAAGCAAAAGATTTCATTCAGATGGCACCATTTCACAGCTAGCAGTTAGGACTAACAGCTGTAACAGCTGTGACAGCACCATTAAGTTTctaactttcttcttttggctaaaaaacaaaatcccacTAATGAAACCACTTACTTTGtcaaatatttttccttatttgctaAATTTCCCTTCAACTAGTTCTAATCTAGTTACATGCttggctctatataaagaggaccacACCACACACTAGGGCGGATCCCTTCTCTCATCCCCAATATTCTAAAACTTCACTTGGCTATATATATCTCTAAACTCTTTCGTACTTCTCCATCTCCCTTACAAAAATATCTCTTCTTAGATGACACCATTACATGACATCATTACATCACACCTATTACACTACATCATTGCACACTATCCATCTCTCCCACACTTTAATAGTCTGAAACTTCATCATTTTGCTGTCTAAAAACACATCtccatttcattctttatttctcatacaaatctcccttcttagaaagcaacataaccCATGACATAACATAAAAAACCACTCCAGCAGCAGCTATAATCTCATctatttactatatttaaccTTCATATCATCTATCTCACACTTTCATATATTTTACATACACATTTCTCACAAAATACCCATACATACTCctcatatatttttaaactcCATGTCTCACATAGTATACATATACAAGATCCATATCCAACAAAGTATCTACATATAATTCCtatacatattacaaacaccatatctcacaaaatatttatacttcttaccatctccacacatcttaaaacatatcaaacacTCTTCCAAGAATACATTACAAAAGCCCTTTCTAATGGAAGACATATGAACATCAATACTGAGGCCTTTCTCTTAAAAGGCACAAAGACTTCATATTAAAGTCATTTTCATTAAAGACATACATTTCTAATACTTAAAGCTCTTTTTATGAAAGGCACAAACTTATGAAATTAAAATCCCCTCTTATGAAAAACAATATCACTCATActtgactaaaaactaaaagagtatTACATGAggaaaatcatttaagtgcatgattaAGGGGACAAACTTAACCAACCGATGCACACGGCTAGACatgctctctctccctctagttGCACcaatttttccctttcaaacatGAAGTCACCATGAAAGGATTCACTTCATCATGCTGTTGAAATGTTAAGTCCACTGATGTGATACGACTAGAGCTACAATATATGAATATAAGTCATTATATTTTTGtcttcaaatttatattattaagtatattttattcattatcattATACCACTCGACTAATGTTATTATATCACTGGATTCATTTTCTCATGTTATTGAAATGTTAAGTCCACTGCTATTTTATGGCTGGAGCTACAAACTGTGAAGATAAGTCAATCTTTCTCCATTTTTGAAATTACATCATTAAGTATATGTTAATTCATTATTACTTTACCGTTGGAtgcaaattattttaatatcatctcactATTTAATGAACATGATCTCACTAATACTTCattaataaacatatatattaataaatcgaTCTACCACCGttgcacatatattatttggacatgacCTACTATTGGACAcaaattttttggaaatgaaCTACCATTGCCAGACATACCTTATAATGTTGAACCATGAGCTGCAATTAGACATAGACTATTGGACTTATCCCATTGTTGGACATTTAACacctaattatttattttctaatattggacatcacttaatatacataataataatatatcaactcaccatttaatcaaaactatcatgctaagcatattatttatttatttaaaccattatcatgattctaatACTTTGGGTTTCATCTATTTTATAGGCTTAAAAATACACCAGAAGCCATTGGTCTATGTAGCCTAATTTCGAGTTTCGGGTTGAACTCCCTAAAACAAATCCGGGCTTAGCAAAGTCACACTTCTAGCAGGAGACACGCGACTACGCGCAAAAACCACCCCcgaccattttttaaaaaataagggcaaaatgctagaatcCCCATCAACACTCATCTGTAAAGAATTCTCGTCAGTAAGCAATTTCGAACAGGCATTATGCCCTTTTGACAAATGAGCATCAACTCCAAACAAAGAAGTGACTTGAGATATTTACAACAATAAAATGCATCTCAAAATGTaggaaaaacattaaaaatctatatatatatatatatatatataagcaaagttcaaaaaaagttcaattagaattcaattttgcGTTAtgtgtcttaaattatttatttttagagaattttatttcctaattttagaattaaaaatgggaccacatcataaatgttaggacatatgtagaacttgttagaacatatgtcatatagaattggctaatcttttgataaaacacactttacttataattgggtagatttaggatgtgtttaatactttaaggaacaagagttcaagtctagtattgaatccatgcaagtctatctaaaaaacaagtgaagaagtgatGTTCATTGAAACTG includes the following:
- the LOC115983792 gene encoding putative UDP-rhamnose:rhamnosyltransferase 1, translating into MARDHLHVVMLPWSAFGHLIPFFQLSIALAKSGIHVSFVSTPRNIQRLPKLPPSLATFIKFVEFPLPTLDNNDILPEGAEASVDVPADKLENLKLAYDRLQYPIKQFVAEQLPDWIIADFSAHWAVEIAQNYNVGFIYFAVFSAATVVFFRKPPNYSFVGDEKAWRPSLESLTSPPEWLSFPSSVAFRGYEAVWAHAGACTEDASGISDAARFAKVFRACKALAIRSCREFEGEFLSLQEKLMGKPVIPIGLLPPKRHEETEGNDSSWKTIFEWLDKQEPKSVLFVGFGSECQLSKEQLYEIAYGLQLSQVPFLWALRKPFWAIDDEDSLPSGFIDTTSGKGMVCMGWAPQKEILAHPSVGGSLFHSGWGSAIEMLQFGHCLVVLPFIFDQPLNARLLVDKGVAVEVERGEDGSFSRDGIAKAVEMAMVLEEGDKLRTRAREAAAIFGDENLHQVNYIGHFVKYLKHGGSNEI